A region from the Desulfobulbaceae bacterium genome encodes:
- a CDS encoding cytochrome C, with protein MLGKRTYLEAVAKLVVFGAICFVFGGCVQPHPSKTSEMDPGQPAMSSSEQALLEIQSGAELVNTDCNKCHNAQPADINRNGAKHKTAIGCLDCHIEHLPLGKATIPQCSMCHDGAENEHFKLVNCLGCHRNPHTPLDVTVDDLPDNSSACKTCHTDKGEEFAQFPSKHADKNCTHCHPTKHKVINKCMTCHEPHAAFMVYEDCLRCHQPHSPLNIKYADDTPNKFCGACHTELFTMLSASKAKHGELACVFCHKTQHPTVPNCAACHGNPHDNTILNPFNDDCLKCHRNPHDLIY; from the coding sequence ATGCTAGGGAAACGTACTTATTTAGAGGCAGTTGCCAAACTGGTAGTTTTTGGCGCAATATGCTTTGTTTTTGGTGGATGTGTTCAACCACATCCTTCAAAAACATCTGAGATGGACCCAGGTCAGCCGGCGATGAGCAGCAGTGAACAAGCTCTTCTTGAGATTCAATCAGGAGCTGAACTTGTAAATACCGACTGCAACAAATGTCACAACGCACAACCAGCAGACATCAATAGAAACGGTGCTAAGCACAAGACCGCTATTGGCTGCCTGGATTGCCACATTGAGCACTTGCCACTCGGCAAAGCAACAATCCCACAATGCTCAATGTGCCACGATGGTGCTGAGAATGAACATTTCAAACTCGTCAACTGCCTTGGCTGTCATCGAAACCCACATACCCCGCTTGATGTGACAGTTGATGATCTTCCCGATAATTCAAGTGCATGTAAAACATGCCATACAGACAAAGGCGAAGAGTTTGCCCAGTTTCCAAGCAAACACGCTGATAAAAACTGTACTCACTGCCACCCGACCAAACATAAAGTCATCAACAAATGTATGACCTGCCATGAGCCCCACGCCGCCTTCATGGTTTACGAAGACTGCTTACGCTGCCATCAGCCGCACAGTCCTCTTAACATTAAATATGCCGATGACACACCAAACAAATTTTGTGGTGCCTGTCACACAGAACTCTTCACCATGCTTAGCGCGAGCAAGGCAAAACACGGTGAACTTGCCTGCGTATTCTGCCATAAAACACAACACCCGACGGTACCAAACTGTGCTGCCTGCCATGGTAACCCGCATGACAACACAATTTTGAATCCGTTTAATGATGATTGCTTAAAGTGTCACCGCAATCCACATGATTTAATATATTAA
- a CDS encoding response regulator has product MSLAISIKKFLGRYYLISLLISWTVLIITSVTWNLSQNYSDTIAKARIEARTIFQHNIAYRKWSTMHGGIYTKISNINKGTPHFMFNIGNQGEPGFAMVDPFQMTKQAYEVLHKQAPTLAAISHTVSLDHEKTYDPYDEPDEWERTNLMALKEGEMDEASTIETINDAPYLRLLKPYVIDQGCLKCHSNQDDYTLGSIRGGMSVSVPLEPYFETEVSTRRTVFLTHLLLWILGSIAILKFSAAFKKYRETITENEEKFRIVSEFAYNFEYWIKENNELAFISPSCERLTGYSREEFMTNPKLLLDIIHQDDIEGYRNHLTNISAPEHDGTDFRIIRRDGEIRWFTHTCSPIYIKGEFLGRRGSSIDVTEHKNLEEQLMQAKQLEYLGQFAGGIAHDFNNVLGSIKTFTHLLHEEIKDTNKAAADYIKYISIASKLGKNLTSNLLSFGKRQIVNPQRTTLKAIISNISDILKTLVDDEIQYCFNFSAEDVEISADPHQLEQILINLCTNARDAMENGGKITISTNAIQLKATKQGTLEDIPPGSYLTLALADTGKGIPEEHLNKICQPFFTTKSSSKGTGLGLSIIHTIVKQHNAFLDVESVKDAGTTFTIYIPALSPIEFTAENNPIDPEVPEVPEVKLEQIENATDAQVAYQLSDIPSVASQGKTILLADDEDLIRKSLSIPLEKTGYKVLLASDGKKAISLFLDKKEEIDLVILDVILPYRNGREVYEIIRKNDQSINIIFISGYTDDIISAEMIEKENLNFLSKPIDIQLFMATVEKLITKNEIA; this is encoded by the coding sequence ATGAGTCTTGCTATTTCCATAAAAAAATTTCTTGGCCGATATTACCTTATCAGTCTCCTTATTTCATGGACAGTGCTCATCATCACCTCCGTAACCTGGAACCTATCGCAAAACTACTCCGACACCATCGCCAAAGCCAGAATCGAAGCTCGAACCATTTTCCAGCATAATATAGCCTACCGTAAATGGAGCACAATGCATGGCGGGATATATACCAAAATTTCGAATATAAACAAGGGCACCCCCCACTTCATGTTTAACATTGGAAACCAAGGTGAACCTGGCTTTGCCATGGTAGATCCATTTCAAATGACTAAGCAGGCCTATGAAGTGCTTCACAAACAAGCGCCCACACTTGCGGCCATCAGCCATACAGTAAGCCTTGACCATGAAAAAACCTATGACCCCTATGATGAACCGGATGAATGGGAGCGAACCAACCTCATGGCACTCAAAGAGGGTGAGATGGACGAGGCAAGTACCATTGAAACAATTAACGATGCGCCTTACCTGCGTCTGCTTAAACCATACGTTATCGACCAGGGCTGCCTTAAATGTCACTCGAATCAAGATGACTACACCCTCGGTTCAATCCGCGGCGGCATGAGTGTTTCAGTTCCCCTTGAACCCTACTTTGAGACTGAGGTGTCCACCCGCCGGACAGTATTTCTGACCCATTTATTACTCTGGATATTAGGCAGTATTGCCATTCTGAAATTTTCTGCCGCTTTCAAAAAATATCGAGAGACTATTACCGAAAATGAAGAAAAATTTCGTATTGTTTCCGAGTTTGCCTACAACTTCGAATACTGGATCAAAGAAAACAATGAGCTTGCCTTTATATCACCGTCCTGCGAGCGCCTCACCGGTTATTCCCGTGAAGAGTTCATGACCAACCCAAAGCTCCTTCTCGATATCATCCATCAAGATGACATTGAAGGATACCGTAACCACTTAACCAACATATCTGCACCCGAGCACGATGGCACGGATTTCAGGATCATTCGCAGAGACGGTGAAATTCGCTGGTTCACACATACCTGCAGCCCGATTTACATTAAAGGGGAGTTCTTGGGCCGGCGTGGCAGCAGCATCGATGTCACCGAGCACAAAAACCTTGAAGAACAGCTGATGCAGGCAAAACAGCTTGAGTACCTGGGTCAATTTGCCGGCGGCATTGCCCACGATTTCAACAATGTACTTGGCTCCATCAAGACCTTCACACATCTGCTTCATGAAGAGATCAAGGACACTAATAAAGCCGCAGCAGACTACATAAAATATATCTCCATTGCCTCAAAGCTTGGTAAAAATTTAACCTCAAACCTGCTTTCCTTTGGAAAAAGGCAGATTGTTAATCCGCAGAGGACAACCCTTAAAGCCATCATCTCCAACATCTCAGATATTTTAAAGACACTGGTTGATGATGAGATACAGTATTGCTTCAATTTTTCCGCCGAGGATGTAGAAATATCCGCCGATCCCCACCAACTCGAACAGATTCTCATCAATCTTTGTACCAATGCTCGAGATGCCATGGAAAATGGCGGCAAGATTACAATTTCCACCAACGCTATTCAGCTGAAAGCCACTAAACAGGGCACACTTGAGGATATCCCGCCAGGCAGCTATTTAACCTTGGCGCTTGCAGATACGGGTAAAGGAATTCCTGAGGAACATTTAAATAAAATATGCCAGCCTTTTTTTACAACCAAAAGCTCCTCGAAAGGCACTGGCTTAGGCCTGTCTATCATACACACAATCGTTAAACAGCATAACGCCTTTCTGGACGTTGAAAGCGTGAAAGATGCGGGGACAACCTTCACAATTTATATTCCTGCACTCTCGCCCATCGAGTTTACAGCCGAAAACAATCCAATAGATCCGGAAGTGCCGGAAGTGCCGGAAGTCAAACTGGAGCAGATAGAGAATGCCACCGATGCCCAGGTTGCATATCAGCTCAGCGACATACCCTCTGTAGCGTCCCAAGGCAAAACAATATTACTGGCAGACGATGAGGATCTGATCAGAAAGTCGCTTTCCATCCCCCTTGAAAAGACCGGCTACAAAGTTCTCCTCGCCTCCGACGGCAAAAAAGCTATAAGCTTATTTCTTGATAAAAAAGAAGAGATTGATCTGGTCATTCTTGATGTCATCTTACCCTACAGAAATGGACGTGAAGTTTACGAAATAATCAGAAAAAACGACCAGTCAATCAATATTATTTTTATCAGCGGTTACACTGACGACATAATCTCTGCCGAAATGATTGAAAAAGAAAACTTAAATTTTCTTTCTAAGCCAATCGACATACAGCTTTTCATGGCTACAGTTGAAAAACTTATCACCAAAAATGAGATAGCATGA
- a CDS encoding DNA-binding protein has product MLYKKLGLKLKLVAYLLSVLFVFVATTAFCEDLSGNVVETMNSGGYTYIQLDKNGSRQWVAIPESLIRVGDEVIVSPGVSMGAYSSSTLGRSFDEIIFSAGIKEITKRVVGSGSIDESSEAKKEDLNIEKAPGDNAYRIEEIFAQKKALDGKNVTVRGKVVKISKYQGKTWLRIVDGTGSRKRGNHKLIVTSDHSLEKDEIVTVTGTVSADKSFGALAYEVVVEDAQIVK; this is encoded by the coding sequence ATGCTTTACAAAAAATTAGGACTCAAGCTGAAACTAGTTGCCTACCTTTTATCTGTTTTGTTTGTGTTTGTTGCTACAACGGCATTTTGCGAAGATCTGTCCGGGAATGTTGTTGAGACGATGAACAGCGGGGGCTACACCTATATTCAGCTTGACAAAAACGGCAGCCGTCAATGGGTTGCTATTCCTGAAAGTTTAATTCGAGTTGGTGATGAGGTGATTGTCAGCCCCGGTGTGTCAATGGGAGCCTATTCAAGTTCAACGCTGGGACGATCCTTTGATGAGATTATTTTTTCTGCTGGTATAAAAGAGATTACCAAGAGAGTTGTTGGTTCAGGATCAATTGATGAAAGTTCTGAGGCAAAAAAAGAGGATCTCAATATTGAAAAAGCCCCTGGTGATAACGCCTACCGAATTGAGGAAATATTCGCCCAGAAAAAAGCTCTTGATGGTAAGAATGTGACGGTGAGAGGAAAAGTCGTGAAGATCTCAAAATATCAGGGTAAAACATGGCTTCGCATCGTTGATGGCACCGGCAGCAGAAAACGTGGCAACCATAAGCTGATTGTAACCAGTGATCACAGTTTAGAAAAAGATGAAATTGTTACGGTAACCGGGACGGTGAGCGCTGATAAGTCGTTTGGCGCTCTGGCCTATGAAGTAGTTGTTGAAGATGCGCAGATAGTGAAATAA
- a CDS encoding DUF2065 domain-containing protein codes for MKFLVTLFGLILVLEGLPYVACPEAMQDWLRKLSEVSPRLLRVLGSVAMATGVLLCYLTQRTDLLG; via the coding sequence ATGAAATTTTTAGTAACGCTGTTCGGTTTGATTCTCGTCCTTGAAGGGCTGCCCTATGTCGCCTGCCCTGAGGCCATGCAGGATTGGCTGCGGAAGTTGAGTGAAGTCTCGCCGCGGCTGTTGCGGGTTCTCGGGTCTGTTGCCATGGCAACAGGGGTTCTGCTCTGCTATCTCACACAGCGAACCGATCTGCTCGGATAA
- the queA gene encoding tRNA preQ1(34) S-adenosylmethionine ribosyltransferase-isomerase QueA has protein sequence MGANFQITSYDFVLPEAQIAQHPAVRRDESRLLSVDGQARVISHHNFSAIVDLINPEDVLIINDTKVFPARLKGKKDTGGQVELLLLQYPLLNSAPQKDCNGFRQHVSGVKGLVKSSKRPKPDGHLLFGCELEAVVEDIAADGSVRVTLMWNGDMDELLLKYGVMPLPPYIRRDGRQHAGNDVDRYQTVYARESGAIAAPTAGLHFTGDLLEAVKVKGAKVAAVTLHVGYGTFAPVRVTDIRDHKIHSEWVTISPEVSKLISDCRQNGGKVWSVGTTTTRALEFAADGNGGVNPISGPCDIYIYEGYRYKVVDTLITNFHLPKSSLLFMVCAFAGKELVLQAYQEALREGYRFYSYGDAMVLTRGLEGEG, from the coding sequence ATGGGCGCCAATTTTCAAATTACATCCTATGATTTTGTTCTGCCTGAGGCCCAAATTGCCCAGCATCCTGCAGTGCGAAGGGATGAATCGCGACTATTGTCAGTTGATGGCCAGGCAAGGGTGATTTCTCACCATAATTTTTCTGCAATTGTTGATCTGATTAATCCCGAAGATGTTTTGATCATTAATGATACCAAGGTTTTCCCTGCCCGTCTGAAAGGTAAAAAAGATACCGGTGGCCAAGTTGAACTCTTACTGCTGCAGTACCCCCTTTTAAACTCTGCCCCCCAAAAAGATTGTAATGGGTTCCGTCAGCATGTGTCGGGTGTTAAGGGCTTAGTTAAAAGCTCAAAGAGGCCTAAACCCGACGGCCATCTGCTGTTTGGCTGTGAGCTTGAAGCGGTAGTTGAGGATATTGCTGCCGATGGTTCTGTCCGGGTGACCCTCATGTGGAACGGAGATATGGACGAACTTTTGCTCAAATATGGGGTTATGCCCCTGCCTCCCTATATCAGAAGAGACGGGCGGCAGCATGCCGGGAATGATGTTGATCGTTACCAGACTGTCTATGCCAGGGAAAGTGGCGCTATTGCTGCGCCAACCGCCGGACTGCATTTTACCGGTGATCTTCTTGAGGCAGTTAAGGTAAAAGGCGCCAAGGTCGCTGCGGTAACACTGCATGTTGGGTATGGCACCTTTGCACCCGTGCGGGTGACCGATATCAGGGATCATAAGATCCATTCCGAATGGGTCACAATTAGCCCTGAAGTTTCAAAACTAATTTCAGATTGTCGTCAAAATGGCGGGAAGGTCTGGTCGGTCGGCACAACTACAACCCGAGCCCTCGAGTTTGCTGCCGACGGAAATGGCGGGGTCAATCCCATCTCTGGCCCGTGCGATATCTATATTTACGAGGGCTATCGCTATAAAGTTGTTGATACTCTCATAACTAATTTTCATCTCCCGAAATCTTCTCTACTGTTCATGGTATGTGCATTTGCCGGGAAGGAGTTGGTTTTACAGGCGTACCAGGAAGCGTTAAGGGAAGGATATCGGTTCTACAGTTATGGCGATGCGATGGTGTTGACTCGTGGGTTAGAGGGTGAAGGGTGA
- a CDS encoding zinc ribbon domain-containing protein codes for MPIYEYECQDCHNVIEVTQSIADEPKTDCPVCPGQLKKIISRSSFHLKGGGWYSDGYSDTKTACPSQTTCPAKAETTATTTPATCPKADGASCCAA; via the coding sequence ATGCCAATTTATGAGTATGAATGCCAAGACTGCCACAATGTTATAGAGGTTACGCAAAGCATAGCGGATGAACCAAAAACAGACTGCCCGGTGTGTCCCGGCCAGTTAAAAAAAATAATTTCACGAAGTTCATTTCACCTGAAAGGCGGTGGCTGGTATTCTGACGGCTATAGTGATACAAAAACTGCTTGCCCAAGTCAAACGACCTGCCCAGCCAAAGCAGAAACAACTGCAACCACCACCCCCGCAACCTGCCCCAAAGCTGACGGAGCGTCCTGTTGCGCCGCATAA
- a CDS encoding HDOD domain-containing protein, producing MEDSKRQQFRAALRETKNLPTLPGIVVKLSRMADDPDSTTEQMGKVLSKDHILAAKLLKLVNSAFYGFPQRISSLSSAIILLGFNVVKSLIVSASIFEMMEDQDVELWEHSLGCAVACSVVARRIGVDEPEEVSTAGLIHDIGKVAIKMELPQEYEMITRLMRERKMSMRQAELEVLGLGHDEAGGWLTKSWNLPTKLIEPIACHHDPRLAKDEMLSSSIIHFSDILIRGMGYGHAGDDKVPALSKRAWQLLNLSPEDINFIIDEVEEKLWEVKGFSLEIQAETENSATNG from the coding sequence ATGGAAGATTCTAAACGCCAGCAATTTAGAGCGGCTTTGCGTGAAACAAAAAATTTGCCGACATTGCCGGGTATTGTTGTGAAACTGTCTAGAATGGCTGATGATCCCGATAGCACTACCGAACAGATGGGGAAGGTCCTGAGTAAGGATCATATTCTGGCGGCAAAACTTTTAAAACTTGTTAACTCGGCATTCTACGGATTTCCCCAGAGGATAAGCTCCTTGAGCAGCGCGATTATCCTTCTCGGGTTTAACGTAGTCAAGAGCTTGATTGTCAGCGCCTCAATTTTTGAAATGATGGAAGATCAGGATGTTGAACTTTGGGAGCACTCGCTGGGTTGTGCTGTAGCGTGCAGTGTAGTGGCAAGACGCATTGGAGTTGACGAGCCCGAGGAGGTCAGTACTGCAGGTTTAATTCATGATATTGGCAAGGTTGCCATCAAAATGGAGTTACCCCAGGAGTACGAGATGATAACTCGTTTGATGCGTGAACGAAAAATGTCAATGCGGCAAGCGGAACTTGAGGTTTTGGGGCTTGGTCATGATGAGGCCGGTGGGTGGCTCACTAAAAGCTGGAACCTGCCAACTAAGCTGATCGAACCCATAGCCTGTCATCACGATCCGCGCCTGGCAAAAGATGAGATGCTTAGCAGCTCAATTATTCATTTTAGTGATATCTTGATCAGGGGAATGGGCTACGGCCATGCCGGCGATGATAAAGTTCCTGCCTTGAGTAAACGAGCTTGGCAGTTGCTAAACTTAAGCCCCGAGGATATCAACTTCATCATTGATGAAGTTGAGGAGAAACTCTGGGAAGTGAAAGGGTTCAGCCTTGAAATACAGGCAGAGACTGAAAACTCTGCAACAAATGGATAA
- a CDS encoding diguanylate cyclase gives MTRILVAGNDILVRPESRVMLEAKGYHIITCLDVQAATSHFLDDPPDILVLEKGLGGKGDRGLIRMVSACLQKANIPILLVIRQEEMIAGIDWCDYPVDDIICFPVAPETLLIRVQLAEARMNRVFDNNPLSKLPGNTSILKAIQSALESEKPLAVCYVDIDNFKPYNDHYGFSQGDDVILMVARVIVNVVDEIAREQSFVGHIGGDDYVFIVTEDKAEEVCKRVLANFEAVRNMFIEPEDVKRGGFVEKDRQGRETSFGLLSISIAVIPTNHGKFEHFGQVSAAASQLKHKVKALDGNNYLVDQRESYSPG, from the coding sequence GTGACGCGAATTCTTGTGGCTGGCAATGATATTCTTGTGCGTCCGGAAAGCAGGGTAATGCTTGAGGCTAAGGGCTATCACATTATTACCTGTCTGGATGTGCAGGCAGCCACATCACACTTCCTGGATGATCCACCAGATATTCTAGTCCTGGAGAAAGGTTTGGGCGGCAAAGGTGACAGAGGTTTAATCCGTATGGTCAGCGCCTGCCTTCAGAAAGCAAATATACCGATCTTGCTGGTGATTAGACAGGAAGAGATGATAGCTGGGATCGATTGGTGTGACTATCCAGTCGATGATATAATCTGTTTTCCGGTCGCACCAGAAACATTATTGATCCGGGTTCAGTTGGCTGAAGCGCGTATGAACAGGGTGTTTGATAATAACCCGTTAAGTAAATTGCCGGGCAACACCTCTATTCTTAAGGCCATTCAAAGTGCCTTGGAGTCTGAAAAACCATTGGCTGTCTGTTATGTAGATATTGATAATTTTAAACCCTATAACGATCACTACGGTTTTTCACAGGGCGATGATGTGATCTTGATGGTGGCTCGAGTCATTGTCAACGTTGTTGATGAGATTGCCCGAGAACAAAGTTTTGTCGGTCATATTGGCGGTGATGATTATGTTTTTATTGTCACTGAAGATAAGGCCGAAGAGGTATGCAAACGAGTTTTGGCAAATTTCGAGGCAGTTCGAAATATGTTTATTGAGCCGGAAGATGTGAAAAGAGGTGGGTTTGTTGAAAAAGATCGGCAAGGTCGTGAAACCAGTTTCGGTCTGCTAAGTATTTCAATAGCTGTTATTCCTACCAATCATGGAAAATTTGAGCACTTTGGCCAGGTGTCTGCGGCAGCCTCACAACTCAAGCACAAGGTGAAAGCGCTTGATGGTAATAATTATCTTGTTGATCAACGCGAATCCTACTCGCCTGGCTGA
- a CDS encoding glutamate racemase, which yields MIGIFDSGVGGMTVAHAIEKALPNSNLIYFGDLARTPYGSKSCETIDRYARENIDFLISKGAKLIVIACNSAASVVRSETLTACNLPVFDVIDPAVRRVEQLAKSSGKCLRVGVIGTRATVKSGVYAKKIGQSCPQATVISKACPLLVPLVEEGWLHKRETKMILRRYLHSLRLKQIEALVLGCTHYPLLKDLIQPKIGKRVTIIDSSEEVAASLKHYLDSHPDFAKTLGQDGHKQFYVSDVTEAATITAKKIFGRPIELTLVS from the coding sequence ATGATCGGTATTTTTGACTCTGGTGTAGGCGGCATGACTGTTGCCCATGCTATAGAGAAAGCATTGCCTAATTCGAACTTGATCTATTTCGGTGACTTGGCACGCACACCGTATGGTTCAAAAAGCTGCGAAACCATTGATCGCTATGCCAGGGAAAATATCGATTTTTTGATATCAAAAGGGGCAAAGTTAATTGTTATCGCCTGCAACTCGGCAGCTAGTGTTGTGCGCAGTGAAACGCTGACCGCCTGTAATCTTCCGGTTTTTGATGTGATCGATCCTGCCGTACGTCGAGTGGAGCAGTTGGCCAAGAGTTCCGGGAAATGCTTGCGGGTAGGTGTTATTGGAACCCGTGCCACAGTCAAAAGCGGTGTCTATGCTAAAAAAATTGGTCAAAGCTGTCCGCAGGCAACGGTTATTTCAAAAGCCTGTCCCCTGCTCGTTCCCTTGGTTGAAGAAGGATGGCTCCATAAACGTGAAACCAAAATGATCTTGCGCCGCTACCTGCACTCTTTGCGGTTAAAACAGATTGAGGCCTTGGTGCTGGGATGTACCCATTACCCGCTTTTAAAGGATTTAATTCAGCCAAAAATCGGTAAACGAGTTACTATTATTGATTCGTCCGAAGAAGTGGCTGCAAGCCTCAAGCACTACCTCGATTCGCATCCTGATTTTGCCAAAACTCTTGGGCAAGATGGGCATAAACAGTTTTATGTCTCAGACGTAACTGAGGCGGCTACGATAACGGCTAAAAAAATTTTTGGGCGTCCTATTGAACTTACTCTTGTTAGTTAG
- the lolA gene encoding outer membrane lipoprotein chaperone LolA, giving the protein MMNKYRISRSSVQFLLLLVVSLCLWLPMQTAAAEMPVSEIAKKLQESYNKITSLQASFVQETYSKLSSRKRTGNGSLVLVKPGLMRWDYQAPDVQVFICDGERLSMYFAKENQMFTSSAKQYLESDVMYSFFAGSANISRDFDVLESTETEQDIDETTFQMRLIPKTMHPQIDEITVWVDRSSYLLSRLKVVDKFGSITDMIFSDIVENQKVDRSRFAFTPPAGTEIINQ; this is encoded by the coding sequence ATGATGAACAAATATAGAATCAGCAGGTCATCTGTACAATTTTTGCTTTTGCTTGTGGTTAGCCTCTGTTTATGGTTGCCCATGCAAACCGCTGCCGCCGAAATGCCTGTTAGCGAAATTGCCAAAAAGTTGCAGGAATCTTACAACAAGATAACCTCTCTACAGGCCTCTTTTGTTCAAGAGACCTATAGCAAGCTGAGCAGCAGAAAACGAACCGGGAATGGGTCTCTGGTATTAGTGAAGCCAGGCCTTATGCGTTGGGATTATCAGGCGCCCGATGTACAGGTGTTTATTTGCGACGGGGAGCGACTGTCAATGTATTTTGCTAAAGAGAACCAGATGTTTACATCCTCGGCAAAACAGTATCTTGAGTCAGATGTTATGTACTCTTTTTTTGCTGGGTCGGCAAATATAAGCCGTGATTTTGATGTGCTGGAGTCAACTGAAACAGAGCAGGATATTGACGAGACCACCTTTCAAATGAGGCTTATTCCGAAAACGATGCACCCCCAAATAGATGAGATAACAGTGTGGGTTGATCGGTCATCGTATCTGTTGAGCCGCCTGAAGGTTGTTGATAAATTTGGCAGTATCACGGATATGATTTTTTCTGATATCGTCGAGAATCAGAAGGTCGATCGATCCAGATTTGCCTTTACCCCGCCAGCGGGCACAGAAATAATCAATCAATAA
- a CDS encoding YfcE family phosphodiesterase: protein MRIAVIADSHDNIVNLRAAVRYCNAYGVTTMIHCGDLISPFMLGVLAGFGGAVHLVYGNNVGDQHLISQWCGTKFPSLTHHGNFGAIEAGGMKIAFTHYPEMARGIASQGSFHAVCCGHNHRYAVEQVGDTLLINPGELLGAECQPAFCILETSSKEVERVEVGQQLADVDIPINL, encoded by the coding sequence ATGAGAATAGCTGTTATAGCTGACAGCCATGATAATATAGTGAATTTGCGGGCAGCTGTTCGTTATTGTAATGCGTACGGCGTCACAACGATGATTCATTGTGGCGATCTTATTTCGCCATTTATGCTGGGGGTGTTGGCTGGGTTTGGTGGGGCCGTGCATCTTGTTTATGGCAATAACGTTGGCGATCAGCATCTGATATCGCAGTGGTGTGGAACAAAATTCCCCTCCCTCACCCACCATGGCAATTTCGGTGCAATCGAGGCCGGAGGTATGAAAATCGCCTTCACCCATTATCCTGAAATGGCCAGGGGTATTGCAAGCCAGGGCTCTTTTCACGCGGTTTGCTGCGGGCATAATCACCGATATGCCGTTGAGCAGGTTGGCGATACGCTTTTAATTAATCCGGGCGAACTGCTTGGCGCAGAATGTCAGCCGGCATTTTGTATTTTAGAGACATCATCGAAAGAGGTTGAACGGGTTGAAGTCGGTCAACAGTTGGCGGATGTCGATATTCCTATCAATTTGTAA
- the rpsA gene encoding 30S ribosomal protein S1 gives MSIFLSICNLEEIMTEELSFADMLEESYEEPVVLEPGQKVAATVVSIGREWVFIDLGGKSEGYFSVSELRDQEETSPLKEGDTIEAYFLSAGKGGMKFTTRLGKGSDANEHLEEAYRAEIPVEGTIDKEVKGGFSVKIAGSVRAFCPFSQLGFQKSDDEDLSGRQLSFLIVEYGESGRNIIVSHRKIVDIERRKQVEELKTTLQEGMTVSGTVASIRNFGAFIDIGGIQGLLPISEICWGHVVDINEKLTVGQKVEVAVMKLDWENERFSFSLKKIMADPWLGAAEKYPEGSVHMVKIVRLTHFGAFATLEEGVDGLLHISTLGGGRRISHPREVVAVGQELEVRVEKLSLEDKKISLALNVIVEKPEVTQTESPEEFERKEYQAYQQTKKQSESQPLGTFGDMLAAKLKETGK, from the coding sequence ATGTCGATATTCCTATCAATTTGTAATTTGGAAGAGATCATGACAGAAGAACTGAGTTTTGCAGATATGCTTGAGGAGTCCTACGAAGAACCCGTGGTCTTAGAACCTGGGCAAAAGGTTGCCGCCACCGTGGTCAGCATTGGCAGGGAGTGGGTTTTTATCGATTTGGGCGGCAAGAGTGAGGGCTATTTTTCAGTTAGTGAGTTGCGCGACCAGGAGGAAACGTCTCCTCTTAAAGAGGGTGACACCATTGAGGCCTATTTTCTTTCTGCCGGCAAGGGGGGTATGAAGTTTACCACCCGTCTCGGGAAGGGCTCTGATGCTAATGAACATCTTGAAGAGGCCTACCGGGCCGAGATTCCAGTTGAGGGTACCATCGATAAAGAGGTTAAAGGTGGTTTTTCGGTCAAAATTGCCGGCTCTGTTCGGGCCTTTTGTCCCTTTTCTCAGCTCGGTTTTCAAAAATCCGATGATGAGGACCTGAGCGGACGACAGCTGTCCTTTTTAATTGTCGAATACGGTGAGTCCGGCAGGAATATAATTGTTTCCCATCGAAAAATCGTCGATATAGAGCGTCGCAAACAGGTTGAGGAGTTGAAGACGACTCTACAGGAAGGCATGACTGTCAGCGGCACGGTTGCGTCAATCCGTAACTTTGGGGCCTTTATCGATATTGGTGGTATTCAGGGGTTGTTGCCAATATCTGAAATTTGCTGGGGCCATGTTGTCGATATTAACGAAAAGCTTACGGTCGGGCAGAAGGTGGAAGTGGCTGTAATGAAGCTGGACTGGGAGAATGAGCGGTTTTCCTTTAGTTTAAAGAAGATTATGGCCGATCCCTGGCTTGGGGCTGCTGAGAAATATCCGGAAGGTTCAGTCCATATGGTAAAAATTGTCAGGCTTACTCATTTCGGTGCCTTTGCAACTCTGGAAGAGGGTGTCGATGGGTTGCTGCATATCTCTACTCTGGGCGGAGGCCGCAGAATCAGTCATCCTCGAGAAGTTGTTGCTGTCGGGCAAGAGCTTGAAGTGCGTGTTGAGAAACTAAGCCTTGAAGATAAGAAAATTTCGCTGGCACTCAATGTTATTGTCGAAAAACCCGAAGTAACCCAAACTGAATCTCCGGAGGAATTTGAACGAAAAGAGTACCAGGCCTATCAACAGACTAAAAAACAGTCCGAAAGCCAGCCACTCGGCACCTTCGGTGATATGCTGGCCGCCAAACTGAAGGAGACTGGTAAGTAA